The Biomphalaria glabrata chromosome 7, xgBioGlab47.1, whole genome shotgun sequence region CCAAAGGTATTGACACACTGGTATGCCCAGGCCAACATATAAAGCTTCTTCACATAAGTCATATTAATTTGCTaacaatccaaaaaaaaaaagtccaatacagaatggagaaaaaatcaATAGCTATCTAAAGGTTCTCAACCTATTCTTCTGAACACATGTGTACATATTTATAGCCATTGTAAAGGAGAGACTATGTGAATGCCCTAGAAAGTTAATCGTAAAAATaatattgtgttgttgttgttgctgacCAGTTTGTTAAGCACCAGTAGTTTAATATTGTGACTAGAGAATGGACGACAGCGTCCATTTTCACAATGGTTACAGCCATACAGATCATTGCGGTCTAGAAAATATTGCCAGGAGGCAAGTTTTTAACCATGGATATTTTCTACGCCCCAATGGATAAAGATGTACTAACTGAGGCGAAACGACAAAGTACAAAGGGAATTATTCTTAGCGATGTTTTTGTGGCGGTGCATTTCTCCCATGTGAAACATGACAGGGGAGCCAAAAGTATCCTATTTGGTGAAAAGTCTAGCATCAATGTTCTCCAGAAGAGTCCCTCTGGCCATCCTATTTGGTGAAAAGTCTAGCATCAATGTTCTCCAGAAGAGCCCCTCTGGCCATCCTATTTGGTGAAAAGTCTAGCATCAATGTTCTCCAGAAGAGCCCCTCTGGCCATCCTATTTGGTGAAAAGTCTAGCATCAATGTTCTCCAGAAGAGCCCCTCTGGCCATCCTATTTGGTGAAAAGTCTAGCATCAATGTTCTCCAGAAGAGCCCCTCTGGCCATCCTATTTGGTGAAAAGTCTAGCATCAATGTTCTCCAGAAGAGCCCCTCTGGCCATCCTATTGGGTGAAAAGTCTAGCATCAATGTTCTCCAGAAGAGCCCCTCTGGCCATCCTATTTGGTGAAAAGTCTAGCATCAATGTTCTCCAGAAGAGCCCCTCTGGCCATCCTATTTGGTGAAAAGTCTAGCATCAATGTTCTCCAGAAGAGCCACTCTGGCCATCCTATTTGGTGAAAAGTCTAGCATCAATGTTCTCCAGAAGAGTCCCTCTGGCCATCCTATTTGGTGAAAAGTCTAGCATCAATGTTCTCCAGAAGAGCCCCTCTGGCCATCCTATTTGGTGAAAAGTCTAGCATCAATGTTCTCCAGAAGAGCCCCTCTGGCCATCCTATTTGGTGAAAAGTCTAGCATCAATGTTCTCCAGAAGAGTCCCTCTGGCCATCCTATTTGGTGAAAAGTCTAGCATCAATGTTCTCCAGAAGAGCCCCTCTGGCCATCCTATTTGGTGAAAAGTCTAGCATCAATGTTCTCCAGAAGAGCCACTCTGGCCATCCTATTTGGTGAAAAGTCTAGCATCAATGTTCTCCAGAAGAGTCCCTCTGGCCATCCTATTTGGTGAAAAGTCTAGCATCAATGTTCTCCAGAAGAGCCCCTCTGGCCATCCTATTTGGTGAAAAGTCTAGCATCAATGTTCTCCAGAAGAGTCCCTCTGGCCATCCTATTTGGTGAAAAGTCTAGCATCAATGTTCTCCAGAAGAGCCCCTCTGGCCATCCTATTTGGTGAAAAGTCTAGCATCAATGTTCTCCAGAAGAGCCCCTCTGGCCATCCTATTTTGGCTGACAACGGCAGCAACTAGCTTCCGCAAGAGACTGCAAAGGGACTTCAGCTTTTTATAAAGCTTTCTTTGAAAcaagacttacttagacttaggtcctcccgcgccgttcggcgcattgggtggcaagctgtctccacaaagatctgtctcTGGCAATATCTGAAGCCTCCGCCAAAGGCATTCAATATAATACTTTATTCGTCAATCATTGAGGCACATTCATCTAGTGAAGATGTCATggaaatgtcttcgattccgaagaataaggatgagtgcagtgttttacaTGACTATAGGAACCCAGTTGTGACTTGTATATTTTGACTCACCTAAAGAAAAGTCGTTATCCGCCGAGATCTATTGTCGAAGATAGTGACAGAATACGAAAACATTTAAAGATGTAACCTCTATACATAGTGTACAAACTCGGATATTTTAAGGTACAAATGTGTGTTTTTGGGAGGAATGTTAGAGTCTTTTATGGTCTCAACAAGTGTGAGGAATGTTGCTCTATGGTAAAAAGCTAGATAGCTAAACAACCTACTACCGCTTCCAATTCATTATAGCTGGATTACTGACATCCATTAGTCAactcaaataaaacaaaagtctaATTCACACAAAATTATAGAAAACTGGTACCCATAGAAATAGGCAACTCAACATGGTCTGCACCAGAGACCATTAAATCTTTAAATAATCATATTTTTGTATCTAAAAGTTTAAAGTCTTATCGCTATAAAATAttaatcaacaaatcaaaaaagaaagattttctttatatatataaatctacctTCATTAATGAATATAAGCTATCGAGCGGGAAGCTTCCAGTGTTAAATAATAGAAGACTAATTTTCGTCTCTAATGTCAGACTTGTGATTAAACGTGAGCGAGTAAATAAATACCTTTTATCTAAAGGACTTGGTCTACAAGTAGTCTTTCGTGCTCAGATTACATTCATCAAATGTCACGAAATAATTGAACTGGCTCATTACGGTTAGCCCCACATAGTTAGCGTCTAGAATGTTGTTGAGATTATCTTTTTTCTTCTGTAAtctcttaaaaactttttttttttttaaacagcggTTCTAAAACTTGAATGGCAATgtcaattccgaagattaaggacgagtgcatttttttcacatggccacgcaaacccagttgcgacctacatattttcccacatctgatgcagacaaatgTAGATGGAGAGaacattgaaatagtgcaacACTTTTAAATACATTGGCACTAccttaaacaataaaataaattttactgcaaatactgatgacaacagcaaaaaagggcagcaaagattacgattacttagAAAGATGTCCTCATTTAATGTTAGTGAAAGGCCTTGGCGATGTTTTATCATCACAAAAGACACCAATAGTAAAGACAAAACAGACActaaaactcttttgttccactggcaatcaaatcattatatACAATTGGGCTATCTGATAGAAACATTTCACATGTTAATTTTGattgagtctggtgtgaatgtatattatggTTTTCAATAGTTATCatgttttgtttagtgtaaTGCCAAAATTGTAAGGCAAATTTCCTAATGgatgataattattattattatgttagaaaagagcgagtattcattctctggcgcagccagggtcgagtttcgttaaagggaaacaaaattcctAACCCTAATCCCTTTATCagttccaccgaggaattttctggtgatgtggcaggtctgcagtagtaccgccctctgacagtcAACAAGAATGtccctaggaatgccaagggccttgaaggtatccaGTATTActggatttattttttatcttacACTATCGATCTGTAAATAACTTTGTGTGTCCCTCATAGATCTGAAAGGAGGATCCGAATATAATATATAACTGGTCAAACTACTAGCCTTCTAAAATCGTAACTCTTTGTAGTCAGTATAGTTTCTATGTGGGCATAAGAGAATATATACATGTAAAACATGAGTAAAACAAAGGACCGCATtccaaacgaagagattagagacagcgTTACTACAGCGACTGGACTCCACGATGACCTGATAactagtgtaaaaaaacaaaacgaaaactaAAATTCTATGGCTATATTACAACGTCTTcgaggctcgcaaagaccttccttcagggaacagtactaggaagaagatgaagaggaagacagagcaAGCGATGGGAAGAAGAATGggcaggcctgtcagtgaatgaaattctatcaaaggtaaaggacagaaagagaaaaggctaaggacggttgacagatcttgtgtggtgccccaacggtccaacagactaaggtacCGGTATAGGTGGAAATAATGTAGAAAAGGTTGTTTGTAGAGCTCATAAGCTGTATTAGATCAGCTTGGGCTGCATTTAGTATTCCTTGGTTCAATGGCGCCCAGCCCTTTCTGAAATGTACATTTCCGACACACGGGacacattacaaaaaaaaacaaataataataattcagtccaaaaaagacaacaacgaTCCTCtagttcagtgtttcccaaactgtgttccgcggaaccctaggcctgaatatgtgttcTACGAACTTGGCAGGGAGTCGCTCATTAGTTTAGTTTGTGTGTAACTCCCCGCATCCCCCTTTATAAAGCCAACTTAAATGTAATGTGTAACAAgagtgagtaaaaaaaaagactctatttctaaatttaaaaaagcttGAAGCTGTACTAAGTATTAAAAActtgatggaaaaaaaaaccactagcTATTAATCCTATTGGAATTTAGATTTACTTACCAGTCTTTTTCCAGAAAGCATAGATTTCATTCAGTGCATCACAAGGTCTACGTCCACCATTGCCAGTAGATGTCACACTGCCCACCCAAAAGCCGTACTCTGGCAACTCTAGGTCTATGGTCATGTCTTGAAGGACATACGTTTTCCTGGTGGTCCTGTACCTGACAAACTCTTTCAGACCAGACCTGACAACAAAAAGAGCCACGGAAGCATCTGATGTAGCCTTGGCGTTCTTGGACTTCAGGATGCGCTCCAGCGTTTCCAGGATGACGTTGGTGCTCTCGATCTCAAAGTATTCTCGTTTGGTCTCATCATTCAGCAGTTTGCAGAAGTTGGCGTGCAGCTGCCAACGGCCGTTGTGGGTTCTCAGCCAACAGTCAGCCAGCGTCAAGTCAAAGTCGGGCGTGTCAAAGTAAATGTCGATAAAGACGGACTCAGACTTGAGGATTCCCCCAAGAGACTTGAGTGAAGACTCAAACTTCTGGTTGACGTTAAACCTTCTTGTGACTGGTATGGGCCGCCTAGGTCTAGACATTGCGGTCAATTTTAACAGTGATGCTCCCTTCTCTTTCGTATTGATTTTTAGTGAACCTTCCTTTGTGATACTGACAGAGGATCCTTGTGATAGCAAGCTGCTCTGGTTGGTTTGGTTCACACTGATAATTGATTTAGTGGATAACACTTCAGTTTCTGAACGTTCTGTTTGAGATAAGGTTTTGACACTAGATCCTAGCGACACAGAGTCGCTCAGGTTAGCCTGGTTCACACTGATATTGGACTGTGTTGTGGATGCCACTTCAGATTCTAAACGTTCTGTTTGAGATAAGGTTTTGACACTAGATCCTAGCGACACAGAGTCGCTCAGGTTAGCCTGGTTCACACTGATATTGGACTGTGATGTGGGTGCAACTTCAGTTTCTAAACGTTCTGTTTGAGATAAGGTTTTGACACTAGATCCTAGCGACACAGAGTCGCTCAGGTTAGCCTGGTTCACACTGATATTGGACTGTGTTGTGGATGCCACTTCAGATTCTAAACGTTCTGTTTGAGATAAGGTTTTGACACTAGATCCTAGCGACACAGAGTCGCTCAGGTTAGCCTGGTTCACACTGATATTGGACTGTGTTGTGGATGCCACTTCAGATTCTAAACGTTCTGTTTGAGATAAGGTTTTGACACTAGATCCTAGCGACACAGAGTCGCTCAGGTTAGCCTGGTTCACACTGATATTGGACTGTGTTGTGGATGCCACTTCAGATTCTAAACGTTCTGTTTGAGATAAGGTTTTGACACTAGATCCTAGCGACACAGAGTCGCTCAGGTTAGCCTGGTTCACACTGATATTGGACTGTGTTGTGGATGCCACTTCAGATTCTAAACGTTCTGTTTGAGATAAGGTTTTGACATTGGATCCTAGCAATACAGAGTCGCTCAGGTTAGCTTGATTGACAATGACACTGGACTGTGATGTGGGTGCAACTTCAGTTTCTGAAAGTTCTGTTTGAGATAAGGTTTTGACACTAGATCCTAGCGATACAGAGTCGCTCAAGTTAGCTTGATTCACACTGACATTGGACTGTGTTGTGGTTGCCATTTCAGTTTCTGAACGTTCGGTTTGAGATAAGGTTTTGACACTAGATCCTAACGATACAGAGTCGCTCAAGTTAGCCTGGTTCACATTCATATTGGACTGTGTTGTGGATTCCATTTCAGTTTCTGAACGTTCGGTTTGAGATAAGGTTTTGACACTAGATCCTAACGATACAGAGTCGCTCAAGTTAGCCTGGTTCACATTCATATTGGACTGTGTTGTGGATTCCATTTCAGTTTCTGAACGTTCGGTTTGAGATAAGGTTTTGACACTAGATCCTAACGATACAGAGTCGCTCAAGTTAGCCTGGTTCACATTCATATTGGACTGTGTTGTGGATTCCATTTCAGTTTCTGAACGTTCGGTTTGAGATAAGGTTTTGACACTAGATCCTAACGATACAGAGTCGCTCAAGTTAGCCTGGTTCACATTCATATTGGACTGTGTTGTGGATTCCATTTCAGTTTCTGAACGTTCGGTTTGAGATAAGGTTTTGACACTAGATCCTAACGATACAGAGTCGCTCAGGTTAGCCTGGTTCACATTGATATTGGACTGTGATGTGGGTGCAACTTCAGTTTCTGAACGTTCGGTTTGAGATAAGGTTTTGACACTAGATCCTAGCAATACAGAGTCGCTCAGGTTAGCCTGGTTCACATTGATATTGGACTGTGATGTGGGTGCAACTTCAGTTTCTGAACGTTCGGTTTGAGATAAGGTTTTGACTCTAGATCCTAGCGATACAGAGTCGCTCAGGTTAGCCTGGTTCACATTGATATTGGACTGTGATGTGGGTGCAACTTCAGTTTCTGAACGTTCGGTTTGAGATAAGGTTTTGACACTAGATCCTAGCGATACAGAGTCGCTCAAGTTAGCTTGATTCACACTGACATTGGACTGTGTTGTGGTTGCCATTTCAGTTTCTGAACGTTCGGTCTGAGATGGTATGTTGATGCTGCAACCATCATTAATCTTTGACAAGTCTGTCTCCTTAATATCTGGTATGTTAACTGACGCTTGCGGTTGGCATAGAGAGGCAGATGCATCTTCAGCAGAAGCATTGGATTGGTTCTTTGCTGCCTTATCTTTCTTTGCTTTAGATGATCGATTTTTacctttgtttttcttatttccaGCCTCCTGCTTGACCACTTTCTTTACTTCGGCAGATACCTCTTGTGCCAGCTTTTCGATATAGGAATGACTTGCTGGACTAATGTTGGGACTGTTGATCGTAGCGTCAGTAACTTCTGACGTCTTGCTAGCCATTTCAGTTTCTTTTTTGGCTGCAGCAATGTTACCTCCTTTCtttgttttgcttttctttttatttccagttTCCTTTTTGGAAACAGTGACAACACTTTCAACTTTAGTCTTCATTGCAGTTTCTGTTTCGGTTTTAGCTACAGTGGAATTACTTATATCTTCTGACTTGTATGTATTTTCTGATTCTTTAACGACTACTTGAGAGTCATTATTTTCcattactattttattttcaactttACCTAATTCGAGTGTGCTTGGACTATGTGAATCAGATACATTACTAATGAACTCAGTGCTGGTTCTACTCTCAACAAGCTGATTGAATCTTTCGCCATCTTGAAGTGTGGTCGAAGAAAAAACAGAACTGTTCTGATTTAATGATGAAGATTCTTCACATAAAAAGCTGGTTAAGGATTCAGTGCTTCCAGGTAACTCCTTTCCACTAGGCTGGTTGAGCAATGAAAAAGATTCTGTAGACTGACCACTGGATGTTTCCAAGGAGTCAAAACTCTCTGAAGGCTGAGTAAGAGCGCTTGGATTCTGTTGTGCAGCGACATATGCAGAGTCATCAGTGTCATCAAATGCCATGTTGCAGATACCTCCGGCACCAATCATCATCCCCACATCGTGGAACCGGTAGCCAACTTGGATTGACTCAAGGTCTACCAACTGGTCCAAGAGTTCATCCTCTTCTTCTTTATTTTCATGCACAGTGGGACTCTTGATCTCTGCGGTGTGAGCCTCGTCACCTAATGAAACCTTCTGGATTTTAGTCACTTTGAACATGTTTACTTCTTCAGTTGTGATTGACCTTGCACTTTgctcttttgtttttctgaacTGTGAGAAATCTACTTTCTTGAGATGTGGAATAGCCTCCCCAGAGGGCAGCTCATCAACAGATTTTCCGATGTCCAGATCTACTTGGGAGGACTCTTCATCGAATCTTGTTGACCTCACAGCAGCTTCTAAATCGACAGTGTCTGACCTTTCCGGGGTGGTCCTAGACTTTTTATCCACCAGTTCTTCAAGAGCGTAACTCCTTATGGCGATGCCCGGCGAATAGGTGAGCCTTGGtggacattcagtattttcagtGGCACTCTCATCCTTTTTCAGGGACAAACTATCAGGATAATGTACAATACTATTTTGATTGAAGTTAGCATTAACACTGATAGTATCTACTGAAGATCCATATGTAGAAAGGTTATTTGTCATAGACTCTTGTGCTTTTGCCTTCAGAGAATCTGGCCCCATACTATCATTGTCAATTACACTGGTTATATCACTCACCATGTAGGTGCTCTGTATCAACTGCTGGACATCCTCCCTTGCCGTTTTCAATCTATTTAATCCTTGGTCAACTTCCTGACCTGACCCAAACCAATCCAAATGCGCATGCTTGTCCTTAGGAGAGTCGAGATGCTGAGCTCCTTCTGCAACAAAATCTCCAGTTTTCTCGACTGTACGCGTGCTGGATTCGTTTCCAGACTTTCCAATCTCAACATCTCTAGAGCTCTTGAAAGTCACATTTTTGATAGCAGTCACAGAAAGTGAGGTGCTCTCTGTTGAACTGATTTGATAAGTCTGTTTGATGTAATAAGAGTCTGATGTCTTTCTTTCCCTCTGGCCGCTCTCTTCAAAAGTTCCTTCAATAACTTGCTCTGAAAAAGGCGAGTCAGAGTCTGAAGGATTACTAGCAGCACTTATTGCTTGATCTACTTCCATGCCGCTGTTGCCTCCACTGCTGGATCTAGAGTACACTGTTCTTACGCGAGTGGACATAACTTTTTGGGTAGGTGAGAAGCAAGTTTCTCTTATTCCATCAATTTCCACATTGACCTCTGATCTCTGGCTGTCTATTGAGATTGACCTGTTCAACTCTAAAGAGGAAGCAGGGTTGGTCGGCTCCTGAGAAGATGCATCGGCAAGCTCTTGGGAAGAATCACAGTTAGCTAACTCCTTAGAGGAATCAGTGTTGATCATCTCATGTGAGAAAGCAGTGCTGACCAGGTCGGTGTCCACTACAGTCAGAGCTAATGAGAAGTTCGTCTGGCTGCTTGTTTTGCTGACTACGGTAACCCTGGGCGACAGAGGTGTCTCCAGAAAACTCTCCGACCTCTCTACAAATTGCAGTTGATTTTCTTCGGACGCCATAACCACTGCCAACAAGTGTACCCCAAATAGTGTCTTTATctggaaacaaagaaacaatgcaGAGTAACAATGACAGAAATaatcttttcaaaataattatcaaCAATGTGGCATGAAATATTTAACACTTTGGTAAATTTATAGCTAATGTTATACGGTTTGGCTTTATAAAACCCGGAGAAAGTGTAGACTTGACAGACTTGACTCTTGAGAAACATAGGAGACGTAAACAAAAAGTCAAAAGTAAGTCTATTGGTGAGCTGTCTAATGTGTTTGTCTTCTCGACATATTGGAGGACACATTACTAAAGTGTCTGAATAGCAAGTGTAGGTAACACTGACAGTATTTAGATCCAAGCATTTCGTGTATTAATAAACTGACCATAAGTAATTAGAGGGGTTTGTGGTGAAGTTTCAAAATCACGTGCATGCTAGTtgctaaaattaaattaaattaaattaaattatggcttttatatagcgctactttcatgcttatagcatgctcagagcgctttggtccaatctcagttgtggaccagtggggggggggggggtatccaggagtaggtttttccgtgctgccttcaggcgctcagtaaacacagctctgcccgagtcgggtgtcgaacctcgggTAGCTGGATCAAGGTCGCGAAGCCAatcgcacttagcctctcgaccacgcttcccactataaAAAAACGTCTCCAAAAACGTCCTGATCTGCACTGCAGTGTTTCCCCTGTACTCATTCTATGTTTAGTTTTCTTTAGACTGCACGACTGTAGCTAACTGCTACCAAAAGACTTACACAACAGCGATGAAAGAGATGACATAAAATGTTACAACATCGAGAAGAACATAAAAACTAGAGCTGCCATCACACTTAAACATCTCCTTAACAAAAAGAAccggggtaaaaaaaaaaaaaggggggggggggcgggagagGAATatcggatttaaaaaaatttcaagattgaaatatttgtgtCCATTGAATTTGATGGTGTAATTCTGGATCGAGGACAAGCcttggaggagggggggggaggaaatgtGACATCGAGGATTGAACAGAGGTCGAAAATTTAAACCGCACACATCATTTCAAGGTGCTTCCTGGGCCCAAGAATAAACAAAAGCTCCCAGTGTACAGTGTGCCCTCCCATAATTTACTGCGACTCATACTTTCATTAAAGCCTGGAAGttgcagacacacacacacacacactgtcttcCACCCCAGCAGAAACTGAGTGCCGCCCTATATGAGGCATTCAAGAAGAAATCCtttccaggaaaaaaaaaagcgatattttttttttgtcaagaagACTACGGTAAACTCATTTATTGGATTTGTCGCCCTTAGACCAAATGTGACGAGGCAATAACTCTTGCTCAAGCACAAACGAGGGcgaacacagaaaaaaaaagagaaaaaggggaggggggtagaaaaaaaaaagaatatcgaAGTGGTGGACATCTCTTTAAGGCAGATGATAGGCTTGTTGATGCTGCTGACAAGTGCGAAAAAGCATGATGTTAGCAAGTTGAAGATGGCCGAACTCAAGTGAGCTTTAGCCAGCATCTGGTTTCTATgggaacaagaaaacaaaaaagaatgatGGCAAAGGAGATAAAGATGGTAATGATTCTATAAATGCCcgaagaagcaaaaaaaaaaaaaaaaagagagaaaaaaaatgctttgttCCAAACAATGGCAGAGAAAATAAAGTTtgtcaagtatttttttttagaaaggcACTCGTTTAATTGCTGTTCTAGTTTGAATATCCATGTACACAGACGATGTCCAGTTTTGCAAGCAACAAAAGatgacaaatttaaaaatttataaatatataacttcctagatctacatttattatGAAGCTagatgacagaaaaaaaaggaaaaaaaaaacgtattgtCTTTAACATGTGTGTAGACCAAACTGTGTGTAGACCAAGCTGGGTTGTGTAAATTCTCTTTGCTATAAAAAGCTCATAAACAGTGTTAAGTACCAACATAACTATTCGtagaatttaaaaacattacctatttgttttcaaagaaaTCAGTCTATTGGAAAACTTCCATTATTTTAGAAAGATCATTAAGTGCACACTACCTGTGTAATGATTCTGTATGTGTAGAATGTATATTTACATTCATAAATGTCAGAGACAGTTTGAAGgtatctacaaaaaaaaaaggggtgtaAAGGTGAATTGAAACCAATCAAGTTGTGACATGTTTTAAGCATACCTAGAAGGCTAGCTCACAAACGAACAAACAATACACAAGATATTCAAACATGGAAGTGTTCGGAATTATGTTCCGTTTTTGCCTcgtgttcaacaaaaaaaagtctacatTCAATTCTTGaaactagatcagtgtttcccaaactttttctcaAAAGGAAAACttagcacattctgagtatttaacgaaACACTTTagtttttagagagattaattcacatgCGTgcccactaattaattattccagtaattCGTGGAACACCAAGTCAGGCCTCACAGTTTGGTTAACACTGCTCTAGGTATAatcctaaatgtaattaatccGTTACTCACTTACTATGATCAAATCTAGACGTCAAATGTAATTTAAGCTGCTAATAAATAGTATGTTGAACTATTGGAATTCTAAgcaaacaaatttaaatctagttgttttattttttgttcatttatttcaaTCAATGCTCTACTTTATCGATCATCTAGTTCGGGGTTGATTTAGCTTGTTcagttttgtgtttttgagTGATAGTCTAGCTGAAAATCTTTGAATAATAATCAGAGTAGATGTCTCAACTTCATCATTAACCCATGTCTCACTGATCACACTTATTCAACGGCAATCTACAGGAACGTACAATGCAACAAGCGGTCCTCCTAAGAAATAGTGCAACAAGGGGTCCTCCTAAAAAACAGTAATAAATAGTCTTGGCTATTTTAACACTTTTATTGTGTGATAAACCTTTTTACTTTTCATACATTATAGAAGACGGGGAGTCCAATGTGCCTATAGAGGTCTAGGACAGAAATTCCAGTTCATTGCTTTTCTCCTTTAAAAGTAGAAGTTGACTAACGTACTAATAAAGAACTAGATGCGCGGTGATAGAGTCTTATActttttgtttccctttcatTTACATGATGCCAGGAACTATCAAAATAGCACGTGATAGTTAGATGGGGTCTGTACTTCCGTTTAGAAGCAAAATGGCGGACGATCCGGCTCTTGCATGCTGTGGTGTATCCTATCGAGGACTGACTGCTGCAACAGGTTTGGGCGAGCACTTCAAAAGCACACCGTCCCCTTAGCATCACCAGCATCTGTCACTATTGCTAACACCGCAGCGTCCCTTACCGGGCTCGGCCCTCTCTAAGAGCAGCACCGCTCTCATTTGCCCAGACACTTCCAATTATTCACGCCATTTTGGTTTCACTCCAGATAATAAATCCAAGCTATAATAACAGACACGGCTCTACACAAAGTCACTCATGCGGCAGTACGTCAGCAGGAAGGGAAGGCGGCGGAGAGTGGAGTCGGGagggtccatttttttttagagggaaAAACAAAAGCCGATGCAATTGAAGTGTCAAGAGAAGAAAGCAaagacagaagaaaaaaaagatttaaaaaaaaatgtttcaaaacaaaacaggtAGATAGGATTCAAAGCGATTTCATACAAaaactctatctatctatctatctatctgtctgtctgtctatctatctatctatctatctgtctgtctgtctgtctgtctgtctatctatctatctatctacctatctatctatctgtctatctatctatctatctatctatctatctatagatatatatattatag contains the following coding sequences:
- the LOC106060533 gene encoding uncharacterized protein LOC106060533 isoform X1 produces the protein MLKTCHNLIGFNSPLHPFFFCRYLQTVSDIYECKYTFYTYRIITQIKTLFGVHLLAVVMASEENQLQFVERSESFLETPLSPRVTVVSKTSSQTNFSLALTVVDTDLVSTAFSHEMINTDSSKELANCDSSQELADASSQEPTNPASSLELNRSISIDSQRSEVNVEIDGIRETCFSPTQKVMSTRVRTVYSRSSSGGNSGMEVDQAISAASNPSDSDSPFSEQVIEGTFEESGQRERKTSDSYYIKQTYQISSTESTSLSVTAIKNVTFKSSRDVEIGKSGNESSTRTVEKTGDFVAEGAQHLDSPKDKHAHLDWFGSGQEVDQGLNRLKTAREDVQQLIQSTYMVSDITSVIDNDSMGPDSLKAKAQESMTNNLSTYGSSVDTISVNANFNQNSIVHYPDSLSLKKDESATENTECPPRLTYSPGIAIRSYALEELVDKKSRTTPERSDTVDLEAAVRSTRFDEESSQVDLDIGKSVDELPSGEAIPHLKKVDFSQFRKTKEQSARSITTEEVNMFKVTKIQKVSLGDEAHTAEIKSPTVHENKEEEDELLDQLVDLESIQVGYRFHDVGMMIGAGGICNMAFDDTDDSAYVAAQQNPSALTQPSESFDSLETSSGQSTESFSLLNQPSGKELPGSTESLTSFLCEESSSLNQNSSVFSSTTLQDGERFNQLVESRTSTEFISNVSDSHSPSTLELGKVENKIVMENNDSQVVVKESENTYKSEDISNSTVAKTETETAMKTKVESVVTVSKKETGNKKKSKTKKGGNIAAAKKETEMASKTSEVTDATINSPNISPASHSYIEKLAQEVSAEVKKVVKQEAGNKKNKGKNRSSKAKKDKAAKNQSNASAEDASASLCQPQASVNIPDIKETDLSKINDGCSINIPSQTERSETEMATTTQSNVSVNQANLSDSVSLGSSVKTLSQTERSETEVAPTSQSNINVNQANLSDSVSLGSRVKTLSQTERSETEVAPTSQSNINVNQANLSDSVLLGSSVKTLSQTERSETEVAPTSQSNINVNQANLSDSVSLGSSVKTLSQTERSETEMESTTQSNMNVNQANLSDSVSLGSSVKTLSQTERSETEMESTTQSNMNVNQANLSDSVSLGSSVKTLSQTERSETEMESTTQSNMNVNQANLSDSVSLGSSVKTLSQTERSETEMESTTQSNMNVNQANLSDSVSLGSSVKTLSQTERSETEMATTTQSNVSVNQANLSDSVSLGSSVKTLSQTELSETEVAPTSQSSVIVNQANLSDSVLLGSNVKTLSQTERLESEVASTTQSNISVNQANLSDSVSLGSSVKTLSQTERLESEVASTTQSNISVNQANLSDSVSLGSSVKTLSQTERLESEVASTTQSNISVNQANLSDSVSLGSSVKTLSQTERLESEVASTTQSNISVNQANLSDSVSLGSSVKTLSQTERLETEVAPTSQSNISVNQANLSDSVSLGSSVKTLSQTERLESEVASTTQSNISVNQANLSDSVSLGSSVKTLSQTERSETEVLSTKSIISVNQTNQSSLLSQGSSVSITKEGSLKINTKEKGASLLKLTAMSRPRRPIPVTRRFNVNQKFESSLKSLGGILKSESVFIDIYFDTPDFDLTLADCWLRTHNGRWQLHANFCKLLNDETKREYFEIESTNVILETLERILKSKNAKATSDASVALFVVRSGLKEFVRYRTTRKTYVLQDMTIDLELPEYGFWVGSVTSTGNGGRRPCDALNEIYAFWKKTGVDALNLLRD